The proteins below come from a single Heliangelus exortis chromosome 31, bHelExo1.hap1, whole genome shotgun sequence genomic window:
- the DIP2B gene encoding disco-interacting protein 2 homolog B isoform X5 yields the protein MGNITEFPSVPQPDPNQPKPEGRQMTPVKGEPLGVVCNWPPALEAALQRWGTTQAKCPCLTALDVTGKPVYTLTYGKLWSRSLKLAYTLLNKLGTKNEPVLKPGDRVALVYPNNDPVMFMVAFYGCLLAEVIPVPIEVPLTRKDAGGQQIGFLLGSCGIALALTTEVCLKGLPKTQNGEIVQFKGWPRLKWVVTDSKYLSKSPKDWQPNISAAGTEPAYIEYKTSKEGSVMGVTVSRIAMLSHCQALSQACNYSEGETIVNVLDFKKDAGLWHGILTNVMNKLHTISVPYSVMKTCPLSWVQRVHAHKAKVALVKCRDLHWAMMAHRDQRDVTLSSLRMLIVTDGANPWSVSSCDAFLSLFQSHGLKPEAICPCATSPEAMTIAIRRPGVPGAPLPGRAILSMNGLSFGVIRVNTEDKNSALTVQDVGHVMPGGMMCIVKPDGPPQLCKTDEIGEICVSSRAGGMMYYGLAGVTKNTFEVIPVNSAGSPVGEVPFVRSGLLGFVGPGSLVFVVGKMDGLLTVSGRRHNADDIVATGLAVESIKTVYRGRIAVFSVSVFYDERIVVVAEQRPDASEEDSFQWMSRVLQAIDSIHQVGVYCLALVPANTLPKTPLGGIHISQTKQHFLEGSLHPCNILMCPHTCVTNLPKPRQKQPGVGPASVMVGNLVAGKRIAQASGRDLGQIEDNDLVKKHQFLTEVLQWRAQATPDHPLFLLLNAKGTTVCTATCLQLHKKAERIASVLCDKGHLNAGDNVVLLYPPGIELISAFYGCLYAGCIPVTVRPPHAQSLTATLPTVRMIVEVSKAACILTTQTLMRLLKSREAAAAVDVKTWPTIIDTDDLPRKRLSQIYKPPTPEMLAYLDFSVSTTGMLTGVKMSHAAVSGLCRAIKLQCELYSSRQIAICLDPYCGLGFVLWCLCSVYSGHQSILIPPMELESNLFLWLSTVSQYKIRDTFCSYSVMELCTKGLGNQVEMLKARGINLSCVRTCVVVAEERPRVSLTHSFSKLFKDIGLSSRAVSTTFGSRVNVAICLQGTSGPDPTTVYVDLKSLRHDRVRLVERGAPQSLLLSESGKILPGVKVVIVNPETKGPLGDSHLGEIWVNSPHTASGYYTIYDNETLQADHFNTRLSFGDAAQTLWARTGYLGFVRRTELTAASGERHDALYVVGALDETLELRGLRYHPIDIETSVSRTHRSIAECAVFTWTNLLVVVVELCGCEQEALDLVPLVTNVVLEEHYLIVGVVVVVDPGVIPINSRGEKQRMHLRDSFLADQLDPIYVAYNM from the exons ATGGGAAACATTACTGAATTTCCTTCAGTTCCCCAGCCTGACCCAAACCAGCCCAAACCAGAGGGCCGACAGATGACACCTGTGAAGGGAGAACCCCTGGGGGTTGTTTGCAACTGGCCTCCTGCATTAGAAGCCGCACTGCAGCGCTGGGGTACCACTCAAGCTAAATGCCCCTGTCTGACAGCACTGGATGTTACAGGAAAACCAGTTTACACCCTCACGTATG GCAAATTGTGGAGCAGAAGTCTCAAGCTGGCCTACACACTGCTTAATAAACTGGGGACCAAAAATGAACCCGTGTTAAAACCTGGAGATAGG GTAGCCCTTGTTTATCCCAACAATGACCCAGTCATGTTCATGGTGGCATTTTATGGCTGTCTCCTAGCAGAAGTCATCCCAGTGCCTATAGAGGTACCTCTTACCAGAAAG GATGCTGGTGGTCAGCAGATTGGTTTTCTGCTGGGAAGCTGCGGTATCGCTTTGGCCCTCACCACTGAAGTTTGTCTGAAGGGGCTtccaaaaacccaaaatggAGAAATCGTGCAGTTTAAAG GTTGGCCCAGACTCAAATGGGTTGTGACAGATTCAAAATACCTCTCCAAATCTCCTAAGGACTGGCAGCCCAACATCTCAGCTGCAGGAACTGAGCCAGCATATATTGAG TACAAGACAAGCAAAGAGGGCAGTGTCATGGGTGTCACAGTGTCCAGGATTGCCATGCTGTCTCACTGTCAAGCCTTGTCTCAGGCCTGCAACTATTCTGAAG GTGAAACAATAGTGAATGTTTTGGATTTCAAGAAGGATGCAGGGCTGTGGCATGGGATTCTAACG aATGTAATGAACAAGCTCCATACTATCAGTGTGCCCTATTCTGTGATGAAAACCTGTCCACTCTCATGGGTGCAGAGAGTTCATGCCCACAAAG CAAAAGTGGCTTTAGTCAAGTGTCGAGACTTGCACTGGGCCATGATGGCCCATCGAGACCAAAGAGATGTCACCCTGAGCTCCCTTCGAATGCTGATTGTAACTGATGGTGCAAATCCTT gGTCTGTTTCCTCATGTGATGCCTTCCTGAGCTTGTTTCAGAGCCATGGGCTTAAACCAGAGGCAATTTGTCCATGTGCAACCTCTCCAGAAGCAATGACCATTGCAATCAGGAG GCCTGGGGTCCCTGGGGCACCTTTGCCTGGAAGAGCCATCTTGTCCATGAATGGGCTGAGTTTTGGTGTCATTCGTGTCAACACTGAAGATAAAAACTCTGCTCTCACTGTCCAGGATGTTGGCCATGTGATGCCAGGAG GAATGATGTGCATAGTGAAACCTGATGGGCCACCTCAGCTCTGTAAAACAGATGAGATTGGTGAAATCTGTGTAAgctccagagcaggaggaaTGATGTATTATGGGCTGGCAGGCGTGACAAAGAATACATTTGAG GTCATCCCTGTGAACTCTGCTGGCTCTCCAGTGGGTGAGGTACCATTTGTCCGTTCTGGCTTGCTGGGGTTTGTTGGACCT ggCAGTTTGGTGTTTGTGGTTGGCAAAATGGATGGGTTGCTGACAGTCAGTGGGCGTCGACACAATGCAGATGACATCGTGGCAACTGGATTGGCAGTAGAGTCAATAAAAACAGTTTACAGAGGAAG gaTTGCTGTGTTCTCAGTGTCTGTCTTCTACGATGAGAGGATTGTGGTGGTTGCAGAGCAGAGGCCAGATGCATCTGAAGAGGACAGTTTTCAGTGGATGAGTCGAGTGCTGCAG GCAATTGACAGCATTCACCAAGTGGGTGTATATTGCCTTGCTCTTGTGCCAGCCAATACATTGCCAAAAACTCCACTGGGAGGGATCCATATCTCACAAACCAAACAGCACTTTCTGGAGGGCTCTCTGCACCCGTGTAACATCCTCATGTGCCCACACACCTGTGTGACAAACTTGCCAAAACCCAGGCAGAAACAACCAG GTGTTGGCCCTGCCTCTGTGATGGTGGGGAACCTGGTTGCTGGGAAACGTATTGCTCAAGCCTCTGGAAGAGACCTTGGTCAAATAGAAGACAATGATTTAGTTAAAAAG CACCAGTTCCTGACAGAGGTCTTGCAGTGGAGAGCCCAAGCAACTCCTGACCACCCACTTTTCCTGTTATTAAATGCCAAG GGAACCACTGTGTGCACAGCCACCTGCCTTCAGTTGcacaaaaaagcagagagaattGCATCAGTTCTGTGTGACAAAGGACATCTCAATGCAGGAGACAATGTGGTGCTTCTTTATCCTCCTG GCATTGAGCTGATCTCAGCCTTCTATGGGTGTTTGTATGCTGGCTGCATCCCTGTCACCGTGAGACCTCCTCATGCTCAGAGCCTCACTGCTACTCTGCCCACTGTGCGAATGATCGTGGAA GTCAGCAAAGCTGCTTGTATTCTCACAACGCAGACCTTAATGAGGCTCCTGAAATCcagagaggcagctgctgctgtggatgTGAAAACCTGGCCAACCATCATTGACACAG ATGACTTGCCCAGGAAGCGACTGTCTCAGATCTACAAGCCACCTACACCTGAAATGTTGGCATATCTAGATTTTAGTGTTTCCACAACAGGCATGCTCACAGGAGTAAAG ATGTCCCATGCAGCAGTGAGTGGCCTCTGCAGGGCAATCAAGCTCCAGTGTGAGCTCTACTCCTCTCGGCAGATTGCAATTTGTCTGGACCCCTACTGTGGATTAGGTTTTGTGCTCTGGTGCCTTTGCAG TGTGTATTCTGGACACCAGTCAATTTTAATTCCTCCTATGGAGCTGGAATCCAATCTTTTTCTCTGGTTATCTACTGTCAGCCAGTATAAAATAAGGGACACTTTCTGTTCCTATTCAGTCATGGAACTGTGCACAAAGGGACTTGGAAACCAAGTTGAAATGTTAAAG GCACGAGGAATTAATCTCTCCTGTGTCCGGACTTGCGTGGTCGTTGCCGAGGAACGGCCCCGAGTTTCTCTCACTCATTCCTTCTCCAAACTCTTCAAAGACATTGGCCTGTCCTCTCGTGCTGTAAGCACCACCTTTGGCTCCAGAGTCAACGTTGCAATCTGTTTACAG GGAACATCTGGACCTGATCCCACCACGGTGTATGTAGATCTGAAATCCTTGAGACATGACAG AGTACGTCTGGTGGAAAGGGGAGCTCCACAAAGCCTGCTGCTTTCAGAATCTGGGAAG ATTTTACCTGGAGTCAAAGTAGTCATTGTTAATCCTGAGACAAAAGGACCTCTTGGAGATTCTCACCTTGGGGAG ATTTGGGTGAACAGTCCACACACAGCCAGTGGCTACTACACCATCTATGACAACGAAACCCTTCAAGCTGATCATTTCAACACTCGTTTGAGCTTTGGTGATGCTGCTCAGACACTTTGGGCTCGGACTGGGTACCTTGGGTTTGTTCGTCGGACGGAGCTGACGGCTGCCAGCGGAG AGCGCCACGATGCACTGTACGTTGTTGGAGCACTGGATGAAACTTTGGAGCTGAGGGGACTGCGTTACCACCCCATTGACATTGAGACCTCTGTATCTCGAACACACAGGAGCATTGCTGAATG CGCCGTGTTCACGTGGACCAACTTGCTCGTGGTTGTTGTGGAGCTGTGTGGCTGTGAACAGGAAGCCCTGGATTTAGTTCCTCTGGTTACAAACGTGGTCCTGGAAGAACATTACCTAATTGtgggagtggtggtggtggtggatcCTGGAGTTATTCCTATCAATTCCAGAGGAGAGAAACAACGAATGCACCTCCGCGACAGCTTCCTGGCTGACCAGTTAGACCCCATCTACGTTGCCTATAACATGTAA